The Euphorbia lathyris chromosome 3, ddEupLath1.1, whole genome shotgun sequence genome contains a region encoding:
- the LOC136222264 gene encoding long chain base biosynthesis protein 2a-like isoform X2, translated as MGYVTNSAILPVLMGKGGLIISDSLNHNSIVNGARGSGATIRVFQHNTPSHLEEVLREQIAEGQPRTHRPWKKIIVIVEGIYSMEGELCKLPEIIAICKKYKAYTYLDEAHSIGAVGRTGRGVCELLGVDTADVEIMMGTFTKSFGSCGGYIAGSKELIQYLRHTCPAHLYATSISPPAAEQIISSIKVILGEDGSNRGAQKLARIRENSNFFRSELQKMGFEVLGDNDSPVMPIMLYNPAKIPAFSRECLKQKVAVVTVAFPATPLLLARARICISASHTKEDLIKALEVIGQVGDLVGIKYFPAEPNKQQEDDNRVKLE; from the exons ATGGGCTATGTTACAAATTCTGCTATCCTTCCAGTTCTGATGGGGAAG GGTGGTTTGATAATTAGTGATTCCTTGAACCACAACTCTATTGTGAATGGTGCACGTGGATCAGGAGCTACAATCCGTGTTTTCCAGCACAATA CGCCCTCGCATTTGGAGGAAGTGTTGAGAGAACAAATTGCAGAGGGACAACCCAGGACTCACAGACCTTGGAAGAAAATTATTGTAATTGTGGAGGGGATATACAGCATGGAAGGGGAGCTTTGCAAACTTCCAGAGATTATAGCAATTTGCAAAAAATATAAG GCATATACGTATTTGGATGAGGCTCATAGCATTGGAGCAGTAGGGAGAACAGGGAGAGGCGTTTGTGAGCTCCTAGGAGTGGACACTGCTGATGTGGAAATCATGATGGGTACTTTTACTAAATCATTTGGATCATGTGGAGGATATATTGCAGGATCAAAG GAGCTTATTCAGTACTTGAGACACACTTGCCCTGCCCATTTGTATGCGACATCAATCTCACCTCCAGCTGCGGAACAAATAATCTCTTCCATTAAAGTTATTCTTGGAGAGGATGGTTCAAATAGAG GCGCACAGAAGCTTGCAAGGATACGCGAGAACAGTAACTTTTTCAGGTCAGAATTGCAAAAGATGGGATTTGAGGTTCTTGGAGACAATGACTCTCCTGTAATGCCTATAATGCTTTATAATCCAGCGAAAATTCCTGCCTTCTCAAGGGAGTGCCTCAAACAGAAG GTGGCTGTTGTGACAGTAGCTTTCCCAGCGACTCCCCTATTATTGGCTAGGGCGCGAATATGCATATCTGCTTCTCATACCAAGGAGGACCTGATTAAAGCTTTGGAA GTTATTGGCCAAGTTGGTGATCTGGTGGGTATAAAATACTTCCCTGCAGAACCAAACAAGCAGCAAGAAGATGACAACAGAGTGAAACTGGAGTGA
- the LOC136222264 gene encoding long chain base biosynthesis protein 2a-like isoform X1 translates to MIAIPYLTALTTYFSYGLLFAFGQIRDFFRKTFDWFSSNNLQGYAPICLGLEDFYTRRLYLRIQDCFGRPIASAPDAWFDVVERYSNDNNKTLTRTTNIRKCLNLGSYNYLGFAAADEYCTPRVIESLKKYAPSTCSSRVDGGTTVLHNELEKCVADFVGKSAAIVFGMGYVTNSAILPVLMGKGGLIISDSLNHNSIVNGARGSGATIRVFQHNTPSHLEEVLREQIAEGQPRTHRPWKKIIVIVEGIYSMEGELCKLPEIIAICKKYKAYTYLDEAHSIGAVGRTGRGVCELLGVDTADVEIMMGTFTKSFGSCGGYIAGSKELIQYLRHTCPAHLYATSISPPAAEQIISSIKVILGEDGSNRGAQKLARIRENSNFFRSELQKMGFEVLGDNDSPVMPIMLYNPAKIPAFSRECLKQKVAVVTVAFPATPLLLARARICISASHTKEDLIKALEVIGQVGDLVGIKYFPAEPNKQQEDDNRVKLE, encoded by the exons ATGATTGCAATTCCCTACTTAACAGCGCTAACTACGTACTTTAGCTATGGATTATTGTTCGCTTTTGGTCAAATCAGAGATTTCTTTCGAAAAACTTTCGACTGGTTTTCCTCCAATAATCTTCAG GGTTATGCTCCAATCTGTTTGGGACTTGAAGATTTCTATACTCGCCGTTTGTATCTCCGTATTCAG GATTGCTTTGGGAGACCAATAGCTAGTGCTCCTGATGCCTGGTTTGATGTGGTTGAGCGTTACTCGAACGACAATAACAAGACGCTAAC ACGAACCACAAACATTAGAAAATGCCTTAACTTGGGGTCGTACAACTATCTTGGCTTTGCTGCAGCAGATGAATACTGCACACCTCGAGTAATTGAGTCATTAAAGAAATATGCTCCAAGCACATGTAGCAGTCGGGTGGATGGAG GAACAACAGTATTGCACAATGAACTGGAGAAGTGTGTTGCAGACTTTGTTGGGAAATCAGCAGCTATAGTGTTCGGCATGGGCTATGTTACAAATTCTGCTATCCTTCCAGTTCTGATGGGGAAG GGTGGTTTGATAATTAGTGATTCCTTGAACCACAACTCTATTGTGAATGGTGCACGTGGATCAGGAGCTACAATCCGTGTTTTCCAGCACAATA CGCCCTCGCATTTGGAGGAAGTGTTGAGAGAACAAATTGCAGAGGGACAACCCAGGACTCACAGACCTTGGAAGAAAATTATTGTAATTGTGGAGGGGATATACAGCATGGAAGGGGAGCTTTGCAAACTTCCAGAGATTATAGCAATTTGCAAAAAATATAAG GCATATACGTATTTGGATGAGGCTCATAGCATTGGAGCAGTAGGGAGAACAGGGAGAGGCGTTTGTGAGCTCCTAGGAGTGGACACTGCTGATGTGGAAATCATGATGGGTACTTTTACTAAATCATTTGGATCATGTGGAGGATATATTGCAGGATCAAAG GAGCTTATTCAGTACTTGAGACACACTTGCCCTGCCCATTTGTATGCGACATCAATCTCACCTCCAGCTGCGGAACAAATAATCTCTTCCATTAAAGTTATTCTTGGAGAGGATGGTTCAAATAGAG GCGCACAGAAGCTTGCAAGGATACGCGAGAACAGTAACTTTTTCAGGTCAGAATTGCAAAAGATGGGATTTGAGGTTCTTGGAGACAATGACTCTCCTGTAATGCCTATAATGCTTTATAATCCAGCGAAAATTCCTGCCTTCTCAAGGGAGTGCCTCAAACAGAAG GTGGCTGTTGTGACAGTAGCTTTCCCAGCGACTCCCCTATTATTGGCTAGGGCGCGAATATGCATATCTGCTTCTCATACCAAGGAGGACCTGATTAAAGCTTTGGAA GTTATTGGCCAAGTTGGTGATCTGGTGGGTATAAAATACTTCCCTGCAGAACCAAACAAGCAGCAAGAAGATGACAACAGAGTGAAACTGGAGTGA